In Drosophila miranda strain MSH22 chromosome XR, D.miranda_PacBio2.1, whole genome shotgun sequence, the genomic window TCCCTATCCCCATCCCCTCCCACGAGCTCTGACTCTGATAAATTAATTTGTGCGTTGACTGGCTTGGCATTTTATTGAAATTTGCATAAACATAATTTCCGAAAGGTTGCCAGTAAATCCTCACAGAACAAACACTGCAAAATAAACTAACAATAGACGGTCCGAGGCACACACTTGATAAGAACAATAAGAGCCGAAGCAACATGCAGTATTGGGCCAAGAAAAACTCTATTATTTCAGTACATTAACTTTGGATTTATTGTTtatggcagcagcaggagcggTGGGCGCACAGAcatgggcagtggcagtggcagtggcagtggcacgggcaggggcagggcttCAAACGTCGATGGCCTCTAAGTGAAAGTTGGCGAACAAATATCGAGTGAAAAGTTGGCTAAAACTTACCGAAACCTTCTTCAAGCCATCTGAAACGTGACTCTCTTCAGGGAGGGCCTTGTCCTTGGACGGAGTTTGTCTGCCTCTAAGCATGCAACACTAATTGAAAGAGCTTTGTTTCACGTTTGCATACCGGTCTGTGTGTAACAGTATTGTgagtgggtgtgtgggtgtgtgggtgtgtgggtgtatgGGTGTGGCGCAGCCACATCATGAGGCTGTCATAATGTGCATTTTATATTACGTATGCACAcgcggcgtatgcgcaatatGACGAGCACCAGCCGCAAATTTCCTTGCCACATATGTGACACTGAGACGCTTCCCACCCCCCCTTTATTTTATAGAAAGAGCCCCCACTTGGCCTTTGTTTTTGGCCAAGTTTATGTTTGAAAATTTTCGCTGCCATTTTGCCGTTCTTTTCTTATGTTTCGTTCTGCCGCCCCAAGCTCGTAAATCTTTGAGGAAGTGAGCAAAAAGAAGAAGacaaaaaaaatggaaaattgcCCATTTTGTGTGTTGGTATGTGTGCGGGATGGCTGGTCATAAAATGGAAACAGATCAatataaaatttatttatattttcgCTTGAGTGGCCATAAAAATGCCAGCCCCCCACCCATACcaccacccacacccacaccccaTTCAAATGATCATTTCTGGCGGCGCTCTAATTAATATGTGGGTGGAAAGTCGCAAAAACGAAAAGGAAAAATACTTAGGCTGGAAATACTTCAAAGACCGCCCAGGGGATTTATGGCCTGCAGCCGGCAGGCCGGAAGTGTCACTTGGCAACTTTCCTCGGATTGTGTCGAGACAACCCAACTTCACAGCTCCAAAGGCCCCGAAGGCGTTGAACAAGCTCCAAGCACTTCAACTCCCTGCACCCTGCACCCTGCTCCCTGCGTCCTGCGTCCTGCGACTGTTTGTGTCTGTATTTATGTAGcgataaaattaaatttattttaacgCCAGCCGAAGGTGCAGATGGGGAGTGCGGGGCGTGGCATGTGCGCACATAGTCAAACATTATCGCCAACTTGGTTGCAAGTTGGCGAAACTTCGATGCCGACCAGCGTTTGTCTatccgtccccgtccccgtctcCGTCCCCGTCCCTGGGCAGGAAATCGCTGGAATCGGTTGGCCCAAAGTCTGCCACAGGCGGAGACCAGGAAAAGCACCTGCGATAAAAGTTTCTGCGCCATTTTCCACTTTCCCCCCTAACGTTTCTGTATGTGTGTcggtctgtgtctgtgtctgtgtctgcgtctgtgtctgtgtctgagTGTTGTTCGCTGGCATTTTTGGGCATACGCATGAGTCCTTCGCCACACCTAATGCAGACCATAAACAAGCCACCATTTGCAATGCCATTGCCAATGGTCCTGCCACGGGCTTAATCTGCTAACAGAAGTTAATATTGCCCTGCCGCAATGCAGTGGCAGGCGAACGGAGAGTGGTGCCGGCCCAAGTCCCCCCTTTTTCTGGCCACTCGGCGAATTCTCGTTCTGGCAGACCGTAAACTCCAAAAGGGAAACTGCATGCAAATGCTGGCAGGAGATTGGATCTGGCATGAGAAATATTAATATAAATCCAAGCGGAGCTCCGCGGAGGGGGGAATCGGTATATAAGCAAAGGATAGCGATATCAGCTACAAAATTTAATCGGAAAATCGAATGGAATGCCGACTGCTGAATGCTGAAAATAAGCTAATAAACTAAACTAAACTAACTAATAAGCTGAAACTATAGAGCACACATTGTATAGGTTAAAGGTCAACTCTCTTAAACGATGGTCAAACATTAACATTTAACAGTAGATATTGTCGCAGGGGATGCCGAGTTCTTCGTGTATAGATATGAGTCTGAGAGCCTTCTTTTGGAGTCTCTGGATCTTCTCCCGACTACTGTGGCTAGCTGTGCCCCAAATGGAGATCCCATAAGTCCATGGATTTGTAGATTAGGGGTTTGACGCGCAGCTTCAAGGTTGATTTATTGCCCAAGAGCCATAGGTATTTTGTTGGATTTGTGTGGCCTCCAGGTGAGTCTTCTGTCAAGCCGCAGTGAGACTGGGGACTTGTTGGGATGACTTATACAATACACATAATCGTGCCAATCGGCCTTCCAATGAGTGGATTCCATGGAGTTTCTCCTATCTGCGGGTATTCAATTAGTTCAAGTGCTCTTGGAGCTTTTATTCGTTTTCCATTTAACCAAATAGTCACAAAATATGCCACTATCTTCCATGGCACACGTAATCTTATCTGATCAATGCGTTTAGATGTTTTACAAGAACCCGTTACCCGTTACCTGTAACCGAGAACCTGAACCACTCCTAGATTGTGTAAGAGAGCAACGAGGCGGAAAAAAAGCCCGAACTTTGATTAGCTATCGCTTAAATAGGGGGTATTTTCGTAGGTAACTTTCGATGATTTATGCCAGCCCAAATCATATTAATTAATACTCTGGGTCTTCGGCGGGGGCGGGTCGAGCATATTGATTTGTGCCATTTCGATTGATGGGCGCCCCTGCGGATGGGTTTATGGTTATAGCTGTGGTGGGGCTACTGGATATGGTCATGGATACGCGATAAGCAGATAGGCAGGAGGCATTCTCCAGGGATCGTTATAAATAGGAGCCCATGGGCCGGCCGCCTCGTAGACAACTCGAGAATGGCGACGGATAAGTATGCGCCACCGGATCAGCATTCGTGCACAGCTCCGGACAGCAGCTGGCTGAGTCGAGGCCACAAGAACCAGCCGCAGTGGAATGCCCTCGGCGCGGTGTCGTTCATCCTGATTTCGGGGGGCATGAGCCTGGCCTGGGGAGCCGGCTTTGCCGTCCATTCCGCCCATCGCGAAGAGCTGCTGATGACGTCCCACATGGAGGTCTCGTGGTATGCGGCTGCCACCGTTGGGGCAGTACTCGGGGCACTCTGCACCCATCGCCTACCCCTGCAGCCCGTCTATGTGAGTAGATTGGAGCGGATCGAGTGGAGGGAGAAGGAGAATGGGAGTGAGAATGAGAACGAGAATGGGAGAGGAAATCATCTCTCTGACTTCGCAGATATTCGGATCCTGCCTGGTGCTGGTCTCGGGCATACTCTTCCTGGCCTGCCACGAGTGCCCGGCGGCCATCATCACAGCCCGCTACCTGGACGGACTGGCCAATGGGCTGGTGTTTGTCCCAGCCATGGCAACGGTGGGCGAGATCTCTGTGCGCGGCACGCGTGGACTGCTGGCCTCCACGGTGGAGCAGCTAAGCTGCAACACTGGCATCCTGATGCAGCTGCTGTACACGGCCGTGTGGCAGGTCGACTGGAACGTGACGATTGCGGCCGACCAGGTGCACGGAGTGCTCAGCATTGTCTACGGCGTGGTAGCCCTTGCTCTGGCCTCGACGCTGTGCGTAGAGTCTCCGGTCAACCTGCTGCTCCGCTCCGATGAGCAGCAGGCGGTGGCAGCTCTGCGGCACCTCCAACGACCCTACATGGTCACAAGTGAGACCCTGATCCAGCTGGACGAGCACAAGCACTATGTGGCCACCAATCGAGAGATGAGCTGGTGGCAGAGCgtccggatgggactgcccccGCTCCTCAAGCTACTGGCCCTTCGATCCCTCAATGCCGTCTGCCTGACGCTGGTCGTGTGGAGTGCCCTCTACGAGACGGCCGTACAGGTGGCGACCCACTATCAGGCCTGGCCCTATGTGATATTCGGTGTGATGCGGTGGTGTGGCTGCTTCTGCGTGCTTCTCCTCGTGGACACCACAGGCCGCAAGAAGCCTACGTTGTTTGGCTGCTTTTCCTGCGGTTCCTTCGCCCTCGCCTTTGCCACCCTGTTTGGGCGCACTCCGCACATGATAACGGCCCTCGCGCTGCTGTTCAGCCTGCAGTTCTTTGCTGGATTGGGGCAAACAGCGTCGGCGGTGTATCTCACGGAGGCCTTTCCCCTAGCCGTAAAGCCCCACTATGTGGCCGTGGTGTATGTCATAGAACTCTTCCTGCGACTCATCTTCTGCAGCTTCGCGCCTAGTCCTGCTGGAATTGTTGCCTACTTCTATGTCCTAGGAGGTCTTTCCATAGCATTTTTCTTCATGGGCATCTTCTGCCTGCCGGAGACGAGGCTCACGACGCTGTCGGAGGCCCAGCACAAGTTTAGCAAGTGGCTTAACAAGGATTTCTAGGATCTAACATATATActtgccaaaaaaaaatttggatTTATTGGTTAAagaaaatgccaaaaatgctacaaaataaataataataataaaaataaaatactaCTCCATAGTTTGGTAATAGTGTACAATTATGAATAAATAACatatgaaaataataataataatacaaatactaataataaggTCCCATATCCCTTGTGTAAATCACCCAATTGATTAGTTGTAGAGTTACCCCGAACCAAATGATTCAGCTGCGATTGTGGATGGCAACAAAAACACAGCTGGGGAAGCACACGATCCGCATCTCGGACGGGCCACCACTTGACAGTGCCGATGGCTTCTCTCCAGCCATCAAAATAGGTGGCATTTGATAGGGTAAAATAGTACAGTACACCCTAATTCACGAACATATCGATAAGAGTGCTTATCGGCCGGCAGAACGGCTCGGTCTCTAATACCGTTTGGGTGTCTTATCAATGCCATTTGAACGATAAGCCCAGGTCCCTCCAACCGACCATCAGTTGGACCAGGCCCAGTCGcaaaaagccacaaaaatcaCTTGCCCTGGCATTCGGTCAATCAGTTTCGAATCGAGCCCCAACACGGTCGGTTGTATCCTCGAAAAAGAAGCCGAGCCCCACCGAGAAACATAATGCAAAACGATAAGTTCGCGGCTCCGCCAGCAGGCTTCTCCACGGCCCCGCCGCCAGGATACTCCCCACAGGAATACCCCCCACAGGGATACCCCCCACAGGGATACCCACAACAGGGATACCCCCCACAGGGATACCCAGCACAGGGATACCCACAACAGGGATACCCCCCGCAGGGATATCCCCAGCCCGGCTTCATACAGCAGGGAAACCCACCACAGTACTACGGTGCACCACCCGGACAGGGACCACCGCCACCGAACCATCACTATGGCTCGGTGCCGCCCCCGGCTCCAACTCTGCCACCACAGGACGCACCAGCTACTGTTGTGCCCCCCCAGGGCTGCTTCAGTCGCGGCCAAACGAACAAGCCCCAATCGAATGCTGTGGGAGCTGGTGAGTAGCTCTGGGAATTAGTCATCTGCTCTGCAATGGAAATCCGATAAGATAGCCTTGAATGAGGGGCGGGGCCTATATTCATGGAATTGATTAAGAACCAGTGACGTCATCAGGCCAGACAAATTATATCATTTTTATGGGTCTTAATAGATTCCCATCTCATAGTACCTTTTGGTACTAGATAGACATGAAATGTATACAAAACTCTGTTCTTCCACTTTCAGCTGGTCTGATCTTTGTCTCGGGTGGAATGAACATTGCGTGGTCCATCGGGTTCCGTGGTGCTCTCTTCTACCATGCCACAACTCACGACTATATTGCCTGGTTCATTGCCGCCATTATTGGAGCAGTTATCAGCTGCTTAATCCCCAAAAAGGTGCCCAGGAAGTATGTCTTGGTAAGTGAATACAACGCCTGCCTCTTGCCAATCTGTCAATCTCCTTGATCCTTTCCACGTACAGCTAGTCGGGGCGCTTTTGGTGACGGTTGGAGGCATTGAGATGGCCGCCATTCGATCGAATGGCGGTGCAGTTCTAGCCGGCTCCTACCTGGATGGAATAGGCAATGGACTGGTGTTTGCTCCTTTCATGGCCCTGGCCGGTGAGGTGTCCGTTCCGTACATGCGCGGCCTGGTCACGGCGAGCCTCGAGCAGATGTGCTTCGGCATCGGCATCTTTCTGCAGATCATCTATACCAGCACATGGGCCGCATCTGGTTTCTACTATTCGTCCAGTGGCTTTTCGCCCGAGAATCTAAAGGGAATCCTGAGCGCCGTATATGGTGGGCTATCCCTACTCCTGGGCGCATTGCTGTGCATTGAATCGCCGGTCCAGATGTTGGCAAGGGGCGACGAGCCAGGCGCTATCGATACCCTCCGTCGGCTACAGCGACCCTACACCCTCACGAACGCCACCTACGAACAGCTGGCTGAGCACAAGCGATATCTGGCCGAAAACCAGAACTTATCCACGTCCCAGAGCATTGTCCAGGCCCTGCCCGCCTTCCTCCGACTGACCTATTTCCGCGCCATGAATGCCCTCAGCATATCCAGCATTGTAGTCTTGGTCCTGATCATTTCCATCCTTGCGAACGGAGGATCGTCGACTGGCTGGCTGGTTGGGTTCGCCGTCTGCCGCTGGGCGGGCAACTTTATTTCCACCTTCATCATGGAGAGCGTGGGCCGCAAGAAGCCGCTTCTGCTGGGCTTGCTCGGCTGCAGCTGTCTCGGCTTTGCCATTGGTTCCAAGTACAGCTTCTACTATAGCATGGGCGGAATGGCCGTCATGATGCTGATATTCCAGTTCTTCGCCGGCCTCGCCTTCGTCTCCACCTCGCCCTACCTGTCGGAGGCCTATCCGCTGGCGGTCAAGCAGTACTTCATCGCGTTCACCTTCATCGCTGAGATGCTCGTCTTCATCATCGTCGGGTCGGCTCACTTCAATATCTACGATGGTGGCAACTACTTCTATGCCGTCGGTGGCATGTATCTGTTCGCCTTCCTGGCTGGCATTTTCTGCCTGCCAGAGACCCGATTGACCACGCTGCGCGGCGCTCAGCAgcagttcagcggattcatcAATAGGAGTTTCTAACagaacacaaacacaagctgTTTGCTTCTTGATTGGAGATACAGCCAGCGGTTTGCACGATCTTACCTTAGGTATTAGTCGAACCAAagataataaatatttatagccCCTCACGAGCGTACGAGTACTTGCAGccttgtgtttttttgttttttttttttgcttttttgtttttttttttttgctttttttgtgTATGGCTATCGCAAAACAGATAACATTTCTGGACTGTCAAAACATAGAATTGGACTGTCACAAATGTCAATAATTTATTGGGTGTGAATTGTGTAATTgcctctcttttttttttgtgcatgTCCATAGAGTGCGACAAGGAAATTTGTAAAAAAATTTGTACCTGGAAAAGAGAACTGGGAAAACCAAAGCAAACTGCAACACATGCTTCGGTCTCACCCTCGCGCCACGCCGCTCCGCTCCGCGTCGAGCCGAATGCAAACAATCAGCGATAGGAAAATCGCGCTCTGATAGCGATATCAACCACAGCTAACAATCCCAAATTCGAAGCGCTTACTTATCAATCGGTAGACGATAAGATTAGTGTGTCATCGATGGTTAAACCAGACGGAAACAAGCTCAACATACCCACCTGGTAGAACTCGACCCCGGAGCACATAGTCTTGTGCGGACGCGCGGCCACAGCGGTCGACACCATCGTCATGCAGACAGAGAGACCACCGCCACAAAGTGGCTTTCTGCCCATACCCACGGCCCATAGTCCGGAGGTGAAGCGGGAAGTGATCCAGCAGGCAGGACAGGGAACCTGCTGCAACCAGGATCGGCGCAATCAACCACAGGCAAATGCCATTGGAGCTGGTAATCTTACGACTTACGTTACGAATAGTTAAACAGCAAACATATGTAGGCCTTGGCCACCAGTGTGAATCATTTGTGAGTCAGGGTAGGTGCTAGATGCTAGAAACTCTACAGCACTTTCCACACCCTTTTAGGCCAGGAACTAGTATAGCCACAAGTAACAATACACACGTGCTTATTATTCTATATCGGAAGCTGATTGtctgtatatatatactttattttGCAGCTGCCTTGATCTTCCTCTCTGGCGGACTGCACATCGCCTGGAGCATTGGCTTCGACAGTCTATTGGAGCTGGAGGTCAGTTCGCACCTGCGCATCAGTTGGTTCATTGCGGCCATTGTCGGAGCCCTGCTGGGTGGCTTCTTTAGCCGCCGATTCACCTACAAGCAGCTCATGGTATGTTAAGAACGATATTCCAAAAGAAAACGCTTACCCGATTCCATTCGCCACACAGCAAACGTGCGCAATGCTAACGGTCATTGGAGGAATTGTGATGGGGGCCAGGCGGTTCAATGTCAGGGCCATGCTCGTGGCGAGGTATTTGAACGGATTCGGCAATGGTCTGGCCCTGGCTCCCACACTGGCCATGGCCGGGGAGCTGTCCGTGTACTACAAGCGAGGAACAATGGCCTCGGCCGGCGA contains:
- the LOC108165314 gene encoding uncharacterized protein LOC108165314 codes for the protein MATDKYAPPDQHSCTAPDSSWLSRGHKNQPQWNALGAVSFILISGGMSLAWGAGFAVHSAHREELLMTSHMEVSWYAAATVGAVLGALCTHRLPLQPVYIFGSCLVLVSGILFLACHECPAAIITARYLDGLANGLVFVPAMATVGEISVRGTRGLLASTVEQLSCNTGILMQLLYTAVWQVDWNVTIAADQVHGVLSIVYGVVALALASTLCVESPVNLLLRSDEQQAVAALRHLQRPYMVTSETLIQLDEHKHYVATNREMSWWQSVRMGLPPLLKLLALRSLNAVCLTLVVWSALYETAVQVATHYQAWPYVIFGVMRWCGCFCVLLLVDTTGRKKPTLFGCFSCGSFALAFATLFGRTPHMITALALLFSLQFFAGLGQTASAVYLTEAFPLAVKPHYVAVVYVIELFLRLIFCSFAPSPAGIVAYFYVLGGLSIAFFFMGIFCLPETRLTTLSEAQHKFSKWLNKDF
- the LOC108152680 gene encoding uncharacterized protein LOC108152680; its protein translation is MQNDKFAAPPAGFSTAPPPGYSPQEYPPQGYPPQGYPQQGYPPQGYPAQGYPQQGYPPQGYPQPGFIQQGNPPQYYGAPPGQGPPPPNHHYGSVPPPAPTLPPQDAPATVVPPQGCFSRGQTNKPQSNAVGAAGLIFVSGGMNIAWSIGFRGALFYHATTHDYIAWFIAAIIGAVISCLIPKKVPRKYVLLVGALLVTVGGIEMAAIRSNGGAVLAGSYLDGIGNGLVFAPFMALAGEVSVPYMRGLVTASLEQMCFGIGIFLQIIYTSTWAASGFYYSSSGFSPENLKGILSAVYGGLSLLLGALLCIESPVQMLARGDEPGAIDTLRRLQRPYTLTNATYEQLAEHKRYLAENQNLSTSQSIVQALPAFLRLTYFRAMNALSISSIVVLVLIISILANGGSSTGWLVGFAVCRWAGNFISTFIMESVGRKKPLLLGLLGCSCLGFAIGSKYSFYYSMGGMAVMMLIFQFFAGLAFVSTSPYLSEAYPLAVKQYFIAFTFIAEMLVFIIVGSAHFNIYDGGNYFYAVGGMYLFAFLAGIFCLPETRLTTLRGAQQQFSGFINRSF